DNA sequence from the Halorussus sp. MSC15.2 genome:
CCGTCTCCGCGAGATGCTCGGTGCGATGTGCGACCAGCGCGGCGCGTCGTTCCACGCCCCGGAACCGAGATTCCTCCGGGACAACGCCGGGATGATAGCGGTCCTCGGCGCGGAGATGGTCCGTGCGGGCGACACCATCCCGGTGGAGGAGTCGGCCGTGGACCCGGACTTCCGGCCGGACCAAGTCCCTGTCACGTGGCGCGACGACGACGAGTCCGTGGCCGTCTGGCGCGAGAACGGTGCGGAAGTGAAGGGCGCGGAGGCCACCGTCGAAATCGGCGACGAGCGCGTCACGAAGCGCCGCCTGCCGAAGCGCTACCGCCACCCCGAACTCGACGCGCGCCTCCGGCGCGACCGGACGGTCCTCGAAGCGCGCCTGACCAGCGAGGCCCGGCGACACGGCGTTCCGACCCCGGTGGTCTACGACGTGGACCCACAGGAGGGCGTGCTGGTGTTCGAGCGCGTGGGCGAGGCCGACCTCCGCGAGAATCTCACGCCGGACCGCGTGCGCGACGTGGCCCGGCACCTCGCCGCGATTCACGCCGCGGGGTTCGTCCACGGCGACCCGACGACGCGGAACGTCAGGGTCGGGCGACGCGACGGGCCGTCCGGACCGGACCGGACCTACCTCATCGACTTCGGACTGGGCTACTACACCGACGACGACGAGGACTACGCGATGGACCTCCACGTCTTCGCCCAGAGCCTCGCCGGGACCTCGGACGACGCCGAGGAGTTACGGCGCAAGTTCGAGGAGGCCTACGCCGAGGCTGGCGACGATACGGTGTTGACTCGGCTTCGGGCGGTCGAAGGCCGCGGTCGCTACCAGTGAGGACTCGGCCCACCACCTCCCGTCTCGGCCCACCAACTTCTTTCGGACGGCGGTCGAGTACCTCCCTATGGACGACGAACTCGAGTGTCACGCGGACGGTAGCTTCGAGTACGGCGGTCAGGACGGATATCTTGACGAGGTGGACGGCGGTACGGTCGGCGTCGATTCCGACGGTAGCCTCGTCAACCTGAACGTCAAGGTCACCGAACGCGAGGAGTTCGTACACGCGAGAGCTAAACTCACTCCCGAGGAGGCCCGCGAGGTCGGCGAGTGGCTCCTCGACTACGCCGACCGCACCGAGGAGTGACTCTCGACGGACCGCCGCGCACGTCGTCCCGCGGTCCGCCGCGGGAACCGTTCAGCTTTCGACCGTAGCCAAAGCACTTTATCCCTCTCCGCCGTATTTCTCTCACATGGCAGACAAACCTACCACCGGCGAACTGTTCGGCGTTCCGTACAACTTCGAGCGACCGAGCATCGGACGGATGCTCTCGTCGTACTGGAAACCCGACGAGGGGATGCTTGTGGACAAGCCCTTCGGCATCGGCTACACGCTCAACCTCGCCAACTGGCGGTCGTGGATAGTGCTGGCCGTCGCCGGCGCGCTCCTCTGGCACGAGCGCAAGAACGAGCAACAGGAACTGACCGCCGAGGGCGGTCCGGTCGAAGTCGTCGTGGACGACGACTGAGGACTCCGATTCTCTGCTCTGGAGTTACGAACGCGTCGATGGCGCTTCGTGACGGATAGTCGCTACGCTAGCCCGTAACGGCAACAGGAAGCAAAGTAGCAGGATAAGTCCCGTCGCTCGACAGCGGCGGTCGTCCGAGCGCCGTCGGACTTCCGAGCAGTTTTAACCGCAGACGAACGCCCATCGAGTATGAACCGGTCCGCGCTCGTCGCCGTCGCCGCCGGAGCGTTACAGGGCGTCTTCGAGTGGTTACCCATCTCCAGCGAGGGCAACATCACCGTCTTCTTGACCGCGCTCGGGTCCTCGCCCGAGGCCGCGGTCCAGTTCTCGCTGTTCCTCCACGCCGGAACTGCGCTCTCGGCCGCGGTGTACTACCGCGACGAGTTGCGCGACGTGCTGGCCGCGCTTCCCCACTGGCGGCCGGGGTCGGCGTTCGACCCCGCCGCCGACGCTCCGGGTGCCACGGGCGCGCCCGGCGCGACGAGTGCGGGCGCAGGAAGCACGGACAGTCGCGTCGCGAGTGCGCGTACCGCCAGCCAACGCCCGACCCTCTCGTTCCTCGGGGTCGCGACGCTGGCCTCGGGCGTCGTGGGCATCGCGGCCTACGCCACGCTCGACCACGTCGTTTCCGCGCTCACGGGCGGCGCCTTCGTCGCGCTGGTCGGCGTCCTGCTCGTGCTGACGGGCGTCCTCCAGCGGGTCGCCGACGACTTCGAGTTCGGCGGCCGCGAGTCGCCGGACCTCGTCGACGCCGTGCTGGTCGGCGCGCTACAGGGGCTG
Encoded proteins:
- a CDS encoding bifunctional N(6)-L-threonylcarbamoyladenine synthase/serine/threonine protein kinase; protein product: MRVLGIEGTAWAASAAVYDTEDDPDSIFIETDAYQPDSGGIHPREAAEHMSDAVPEVVETALAEADGDIDAVAFSRGPGLGPCLRTVGTAARALAQTLDVPLVGVNHMVAHLEIGRQQSGFDSPVCLNASGANAHVLGYRNGRYRVLGETMDTGVGNAIDKFTRHVGWSHPGGPKVEEAAKDGEYVELPYVVKGMDFSFSGIMSAAKDAYEEGTPVEDVCYSLQENVFAMLTEVAERALSLTGSDELVLGGGVGQNARLREMLGAMCDQRGASFHAPEPRFLRDNAGMIAVLGAEMVRAGDTIPVEESAVDPDFRPDQVPVTWRDDDESVAVWRENGAEVKGAEATVEIGDERVTKRRLPKRYRHPELDARLRRDRTVLEARLTSEARRHGVPTPVVYDVDPQEGVLVFERVGEADLRENLTPDRVRDVARHLAAIHAAGFVHGDPTTRNVRVGRRDGPSGPDRTYLIDFGLGYYTDDDEDYAMDLHVFAQSLAGTSDDAEELRRKFEEAYAEAGDDTVLTRLRAVEGRGRYQ
- a CDS encoding DUF5808 domain-containing protein, producing the protein MADKPTTGELFGVPYNFERPSIGRMLSSYWKPDEGMLVDKPFGIGYTLNLANWRSWIVLAVAGALLWHERKNEQQELTAEGGPVEVVVDDD